AACGCGGGTTACCGCATTGACGATGTCGTTCATGGTGGCACCGGCGACGCTGACCTGGTTGGAACCGCTGTCGACGCGGCTGACCGAATCCTGAATCAATGATTTGATCTCTTTCGCCGCCTGGGCGCTGCGCTGCGCCAGGTTACGGACTTCACCCGCCACCACCGCAAAGCCTCGGCCCTGCTCACCGGCACGCGCCGCTTCCACCGCGGCGTTGAGCGCGAGGATGTTGGTCTGGAAGGCGATGCCGTCGATCACGCTGATGATGTCAGCAATTTTCTTCGAGCTGCCGGCGATTTCGTTCATGGTTTTCACCACGCCCGCGACCACCGTCCCGCCCTTCTCGGCGGTTTCCGAGGCGCTGAGCGCCAGCTGTGATGCCTGACGAGCGTTCTCGGCGTTCTGCTTCACCGTGGCGGTAAGCTGCTCCATGCTGGCTGCAGTTTCCTCCAGCGAGGCCGCCTGCTGCTCGGTACGCGCGGAAAGATCGTTGTTACCGGCGGAAATTTCGCTGGCGCCGGTAAAGATGGCGTCTGAGCCGGTACGCACGTCACTGACCGTACGGACCAGCTCCTGCTGCATGTGCTGCAGGCTGGATGCCAGCTGGCTCATTTCGTTCCGCCCTTCCACCGCGATCGGCTGGGTCAGGTCGCCCGCGGCGATGGCACGGATATTGCCGATGATTGCGTTCAGCGGCTGGATCAGCACGCTGCGCAGGCCAAACCAGCTGGCCAGAATCACCGCCAGCACCACCGCCATCACCAGACCAATTACCCACATCATCTGGGTAAAGGCTGCATGGTTTTTCGCTTCGCCTTCGGCTGAAATCACCGCCTGCGCTTCACGCCATTCGGTATAGGCAGCCTGCATCTCGCCCTGCTTCTGCTCAATGTTGAGCTTGAACATACCCTGCAGATCGTTGGCCTGCATCTGCTTCAGCATCGCTTTCAGCGCATCATCGTAGGTGGCATAGCTGGCTTCCAGCTTGTCGCGGACGCGGACATCAAAACCCGGCGTGGCGGGCAGGTTGTAGTAAACCGTGTAGTGCTTCTGCGCTTCGTCCAGCAGCTGCTGAGTCTGCGCAATAATACCGTCCAGCTGGCCGCCGTTAATCTTCGACGCCATATCGCTCTGCATGCGCAGCATGCCGCGGTTGAGCTGGATGCGCGTCTGGTTCAGCGCAATCCACGCGTCGGTCATTGAGGTCACGTTATCGGTGGCTATCTGTGAGACGGCGAAGCTGTTTTTATCGTTTTGCAGCGCCTGAACGCTCAGCCAGCCAGAGAACAGCTGAATAATGCCAAACAGGCACAGTACCGCGACCAGGCTGGTCACGACTTTAATTCGCTTAAACATGTTTACCCTTGGTGATTAATAGAAAACGGGAAATAGTAAAAAGACAACAACAGGCAGGTTATCGGCGAACGGCGGCGGGAGTTTAGAGAGCAACAGTCAGAAATGGCGAAAAAACGGGCAATTAACGCAATAAAACAGCAGCACGCGGCGGTGTAGCTGAATCGTGACAGGCGTCAGCGAGGCAGCGCGGATTGACGAAAAAAAAACAGCCCGGGCGATCGGTATCGCCGCGGGCTGTCAGGCAGGATTATGCGCTACGCAGTGTATCCACTAGCGCCATCTCGTCGCTGTTGAGCAGCTTCTCGATGTCGACCAGAATCAGCATACGCTCGCCGAGCGCACCGAGGCCGGTCATGTATTCGGTTGACATGGTCACCGCGAATTCCGGCGCCGGGCGGATCTGATCCTGGGTCAGCGACAGCACGTCAGAGACGCCATCAACCACGATACCCACCACGCGCTGTACCAGATTCAGGACGATCACCACGGTGTTGTCGTTGTACTCGACATCGGGCTGGTCGAACTTCAGACGCAGGTCGATGATCGGCACGATAACGCCGCGCAGGTTGGTCACGCCTTTGATAAACGACGGGGTGTTGGCGATACGCGTTACCTGATCGTAACCGCGAATCTCCTGCACTTTCAGGATGTCGATGCCGTACTCTTCATCACCTAAGGTGAATACCAGAAACTCCTGGCCTACGGTTTCGCCAGCCAGTTTCGTAACGGTTGCCATTCCACTCATTTTTTTACCCTTTTTGGTTTCGGTTACGCTGCGGCGCCGGCCACACGCTTCTCACGGTTCAAAGTTTGCAGTGCGGAGACATCAACAATCAGCGCAACACTGCCATCGCCAAGGATGGTGCCAGCGGAAATGCCCGGCACCTTGCGGTAGTTACTTTCGAGGTTTTTCACCACCACCTGATGCTGACCAATTAACTGGTCTACCAACAACGCATAGCGCTTGCCGGCGCTTTGCAGGATCACCACGATGCCCTGCGTCGCTTCGGTTTTCGCATTCTTCACGTCGAAGACGTTCCACAGCTCAACCAGCGGCAGATATTCGCCACGCACTTCCAGCACGCGCTCGCCACCGGCCAGCGGTTTCAGGTCGTCCGCCAGCGGCTGCAACGATTCCATTACGGCGTTCAGCGGCAGAATAAACACCTCATTCGCCACGCGCACCGACATGCCATCAAGGATAGCGAGCGTCAGCGGCAGCAGAATGCGAATGGTGGTGCCTTTGCCCTGCTTCGAGGAGATTTCGACGTGGCCGCCCATCTCCTGAATATTACGTTTCACCACGTCCATGCCGACGCCGCGTCCGGAGACGTCGGTGACCTGCTCAGCGGTGGAGAAGCCTGGGGCGAAGATCAGCATGCCAACGTCTTCGTCGCTCATGTTCTCGCTGACCGGCAGACCGGAAGAGAGCGCCTTGGCGAGAATACGTTCACGGTTCAGACCGGCACCGTCGTCAATCACTTCGATACAGATGTTGCCGCCCTGATGTTCCGCTGAAAGCGTCAGGTTGCCTACGGCATCTTTGCCGTTTTCCAGGCGTTTTTCCGGCGATTCAATCCCGTGGTCGAGGCTGTTACGCACCAGGTGCGTTAACGGATCGATAATGCGTTCAATCAGGCTCTTATCGAGTTCGGTTGAACTGCCCATCAGGGTCAGTTCCACTTCTTTGCCCAGTTTGCTGGCCAGATCGCGCACCAGACGCGGGAAGCGACTGAAGACATATTCCATCGGCATCATACGAATCGACATCACCGATTCCTGCAGATCGCGGGCGTTACGCTCAAGCTGACCCATGCTGTTCAGCAGGTCGCCGTGCGCCACCGGATCCAACTCGCCGGAACGCTGTGCCAGCATCGACTGGGTAATCACCAGCTCGCCGACCAGGTTGATCAGCTGATCCACTTTCTCTACCGCCACGCGAATACTGCTTGATTCGCTGGTTTTCGCCGGTGCAGCAGCGCGTTTCGCTTCGCGTTTGGCCGGAGGTGCAATCTCGGTGACGCTGGCCAGCGCAGGCGCGGGCTCGGCCTCTGGCGCGGCAGCAGCCGGTGCAGCTTCAGCGGCCGGCGCTGAGGCATCCGGGAAATGAATCTGCGACTCTTCGATCACGAAGCAGAGCACCGCCACGATGTCATCTTTACCGACGGAATCGATGTTAGCTTCCAGGGTGTTTTCCCCTTCCACCACGTTGCTCAGCGTGCCGAGGTTACCCAGCTCTTCGCGCATCAGCTTCACTTCGCCGCTTTTCAGCTCGGTGAGTTTCACGCGCAGGCCGCTGTTGGCAACCGCTGCGGCGGCCGTTGTCGGCGCGGCAGCAGCAGGTGCTACCGCTTCGCCTTTGGCTTCCAGCGCCAGCTGACGTAAAGCTTCACAGATGTACTTGAAGCTTTCCTCGTTCGGTTCCTGCCCGGTTTTATAGGCATCGAGCTGTTCCTGCATAATATCTTTGGTTTCCAAAAACAGGTTGATGATGTCGGTGCTGAGCTGCATTTCGCCGCGACGAGCACCATCCAGAATGTTTTCCAGAATGTGGGTAGTTTCCTGTAGTACACGGAAACCAAATGTTCCTGCACCGCCTTTAATGGAGTGGGCGGCACGGAAAATGGCATTGAGCTGCTCGGAGTCCGGCTCCTGCGGGTCGAGACCCAACAGGTGCTGCTCCATATCGGCCAGCAGCTCGTCTGCCTCGTCAAAAAACGTCTGGTAAAAATCGCTGATGTCCATACTCACGGGATCACCTCTGCTGTGAGGAGCGGTCTTGTTATTGCGTCGCGTTGGCAGGTGCCGCTACGGGAGCAGGCGCTGCTGGCGCAGTAATTTGTTCAATGCTGGCGACGTCATTGACCGCCATCGCATCACTTTCGGTATTCTCTTTTTCAATCGCGGCCTCAGTGTCATGGTTCAACACCAGCAGGCTCATACGCCGGTTCACG
The sequence above is drawn from the Duffyella gerundensis genome and encodes:
- a CDS encoding methyl-accepting chemotaxis protein: MFKRIKVVTSLVAVLCLFGIIQLFSGWLSVQALQNDKNSFAVSQIATDNVTSMTDAWIALNQTRIQLNRGMLRMQSDMASKINGGQLDGIIAQTQQLLDEAQKHYTVYYNLPATPGFDVRVRDKLEASYATYDDALKAMLKQMQANDLQGMFKLNIEQKQGEMQAAYTEWREAQAVISAEGEAKNHAAFTQMMWVIGLVMAVVLAVILASWFGLRSVLIQPLNAIIGNIRAIAAGDLTQPIAVEGRNEMSQLASSLQHMQQELVRTVSDVRTGSDAIFTGASEISAGNNDLSARTEQQAASLEETAASMEQLTATVKQNAENARQASQLALSASETAEKGGTVVAGVVKTMNEIAGSSKKIADIISVIDGIAFQTNILALNAAVEAARAGEQGRGFAVVAGEVRNLAQRSAQAAKEIKSLIQDSVSRVDSGSNQVSVAGATMNDIVNAVTRVTDIMGEIASASDEQSRGIDQVGQAVTEMDRVTQQNASLVEESAAAAASLEEQASRLSQAVSVFRISGSVRASQPTSRVAPQPVLRAAASAPAGDSNWETF
- the cheW gene encoding chemotaxis protein CheW — encoded protein: MSGMATVTKLAGETVGQEFLVFTLGDEEYGIDILKVQEIRGYDQVTRIANTPSFIKGVTNLRGVIVPIIDLRLKFDQPDVEYNDNTVVIVLNLVQRVVGIVVDGVSDVLSLTQDQIRPAPEFAVTMSTEYMTGLGALGERMLILVDIEKLLNSDEMALVDTLRSA
- the cheA gene encoding chemotaxis protein CheA, translating into MDISDFYQTFFDEADELLADMEQHLLGLDPQEPDSEQLNAIFRAAHSIKGGAGTFGFRVLQETTHILENILDGARRGEMQLSTDIINLFLETKDIMQEQLDAYKTGQEPNEESFKYICEALRQLALEAKGEAVAPAAAAPTTAAAAVANSGLRVKLTELKSGEVKLMREELGNLGTLSNVVEGENTLEANIDSVGKDDIVAVLCFVIEESQIHFPDASAPAAEAAPAAAAPEAEPAPALASVTEIAPPAKREAKRAAAPAKTSESSSIRVAVEKVDQLINLVGELVITQSMLAQRSGELDPVAHGDLLNSMGQLERNARDLQESVMSIRMMPMEYVFSRFPRLVRDLASKLGKEVELTLMGSSTELDKSLIERIIDPLTHLVRNSLDHGIESPEKRLENGKDAVGNLTLSAEHQGGNICIEVIDDGAGLNRERILAKALSSGLPVSENMSDEDVGMLIFAPGFSTAEQVTDVSGRGVGMDVVKRNIQEMGGHVEISSKQGKGTTIRILLPLTLAILDGMSVRVANEVFILPLNAVMESLQPLADDLKPLAGGERVLEVRGEYLPLVELWNVFDVKNAKTEATQGIVVILQSAGKRYALLVDQLIGQHQVVVKNLESNYRKVPGISAGTILGDGSVALIVDVSALQTLNREKRVAGAAA